TTCCGCGCCGAGCAGGAGGCAGCCCACACCGACGGCAGAGGCGACGTAAAGCATCACGAAGACGTCCGCGACCGCGTGTCGCCCCGACTGGCTGATCGCCACGCCAACCGCTTCCACCTGAGGCCCGGTCGGGGGCTGCTCAGTGGAGTACAGATCGTCGATCAGCCCCTGCTGCCGACCCAGCCGCTCAAAGACGGAGCGGACTGTCCCAGTCCGGCTGCCTATCTCCAGTACGGCGACCAGCAGGATGACAGGCGCCTCCCCAGCCACAGTGGCCGCGAACGTCTCACTCATCCTCATTCGACAAGTGTGTCGCAACCCTTGCGCCGCCCAAGGGAGTTCAGCGCAAGGGGATCAGCTGCGGGCCGTCAGCTGCCGGAGATGGAGGCCAGGTACGCGCCCGTCTTCTCCGGGTCAGAGAAAACGGCCCCCAACCCGTCAGGCTCCCTACCAGCAGGTTTCCCCTAACTGGCAGGCCCATGACGGGCCGTGGGCCGTCTGTGGGCCGTCAAAGCGATCGAGAGGCACTGTCGTAGACGGTCGCGATGGCCTTCCGAGTCCGCTCCCGGCTACTCGGCATGAGGTGGGCGTAGATCCTCAGCGTCAGGGCCGCGTTGCTGTGTCCAAGGTACTCACTGACGGCCTTGATGTTCTCCCCACCATCTAGGAGCGCCGAGGCGTAGAAGTGCCTCAGTGCGTGCATGCCGTGCTCGCGTGCCGCCGCGTAGTCGTCGCCCTTCGTCTCTGGCTCGGGAATGACTCCTGCCTTGACGAGAGCAGGCTTCCACGCGGTCTCGTTCAGGGTGGTGCGCCACACGTGGTTGCCGATGGGCGCCGTGAAGAGGATCTGACGGGTCGTCTTAGGCCCGTCAGACGTCTTCCAGGGCAGGGTGATTTCGACCGGCGGGAATTGCTTCATGTGGGCCCTGAGCGCGTCGGCCACGGGCCCTGGTAGGGGAACGTCCCGTGTCTTGCCGCCCTTGGGGAGAGCGAAGACAGGCTTACTTCCGCTGAGCTTGAGCTGTTGCACCACGTGCAGCGTGTCCGCTTCGAAGTCGATTGCGTCCACCGCGATGCCCAAGATCTCGCCCTGCCGCATCCCGCATCCCGCCCCCAGGTCGGCCATTGCCTGATAGCGATCCGGCAGCGCCTCCTGCACAGCGAATACCCGCTCAACGGACCATGGCACGACGCGCTTGGCGTCAACGGCCGGCGGTTTCACGGAGCGAGCGGAGACGGGATTGCGGCTCAGATATCCGTCGTCGACAGCCGCGCTCAGGGCGGAGCGAACGTTCGCGTAGATGATCCGGCCGTACGAGCCAGGCACGCTCGCTTCAAGTTCCGCCACCCACTCACGAATGTGCTCCGGCTTGAACGACCCGAGCGGGCGCGACCCGATGTACGGGAAGGCGTGCAGCCTGAGTTGGGAATTCATGGACTCGATGGTGTTCGGGTCCGCCCCAAGCGTGCTCAGCCACTTCTCCGTGTACTGCTGAAAGGTCTTCTTGGCCGCGCGCGGGTCGACGTACTGCCCGCTGCCCATGTCGGCCTCGGTGTTGCTCAGCCACTTCTCGGCGAGGCGCTTCTGACCGTCACGGAAGCTCTTGGACTTCTCGGTGCCGTCGGGGCCTACGTAGCGCGCCCGATAGCGCAGCCCCTTGCCGTGTCGGTCGGTCTTGACGCGGGTTGTCTTGCCGTCGGCGTCGGTCTCGTTCTCGGTCTTGAACCAGCGGTCTTGGATGTGGCCAGCCACGGGCGGGGTTCCCTTCTCAAAACGAGGAAGGGAGGGCCACGGTGTGGCCCTCCCTGGGGTGTTGAGTCGCGCTCAGGAGTACGTAGTCAGGCGGCGTCCTCATCCGCCATGCGTTCCCTGGCCCAGTCGTGGACGGCGGCGGGGTCGTAGCGGATGTACTTGCCGACGCGGAAGCCGGGCGGGCCTGTGCGCTTCTTGCGCCACTGGTAGACGGTCTCCTTGGGCACCTTGAATATCTCGGCGATGTCGTCGGGGGTGAGATAGCGGTCCGGGAGCCCGGCCCGGAGCGTCGCGCGGGGGTCGTTCGTCGTGGACGTGGCCACGGGTCCTCCTCGGCTAGCTACCGATTGCGGGGTGGTGAGCCGCCGCAGAAACCGCATAAACCCTGGCGGTCGTCCTGACCAGCGCGTTCATGCTGCGTGTTTGTGCGGTGGGGGGTCCCGCAGAAACCCGCGAAATTCCGCAATATTCAGCGGCCCGCTCGGGTGGCCGGGTGAGGGCGCAGAAGGGCCGGGATTTTTGCGGAATTACCTGGGGTTTGTGCGGCGGGACCCCACCGGGCGTGGGCACAGAGAGTTGCCGCAGGTCAGCGGCGGGGCCCGGGTATTTCTGCGTTTCTGCGGTTTGTGCGGGCGGGGTCGGACACCTGCGGGCGCTCACGCCTCGGTCTCCCGCAGGGCGGGGTGGAGGCGGTAGCGGGGTGCGGGTGGTCGCCCACGTGCCCCGGTGCGCTCGGGCTGGTAGCTGCGGAGATAGCCGTGCTCTTCGAGCAGCGCGGTCGCCGGTTCGAGATCGGCGACGTTGGGGAACTCGCTGCGGGACAGCTTGGTGAACAGATCCCGGCGGCTGACGTCCTCCCAGCCGCCCGCCCGCAGCGCTTCGAGTACGGCGCGGGCGCGGCCCACGGTGGGATCGGCGCCCATGACGTCGAAGACAGCGAGCGCGTGAGCGGTGAAGTACTCCCCCAGCGTGATCGCGTTGCTCATGGTGGCCTCGGTGACCGGCGTGGTGTGGCCACGATCGAGGTGCTCTGCCAGGTGCAGGAGAGCGGCCATGCGGGCAACGGCTCCGGCGAGTTTGCCCGCCCAGTTGGAAATGTGCCCCAACGCACCGCCACGCGCCCTGAGTTGGGGCTCTACGCGCTTCTGGTAGCCGATGAGGGCTTGATCTGCCTCGGGGCTGAGCTGAATGACCGCCGGGTCGGTCCACTCCGCCAGAGACAGCGTGAGGGCGACGACGTTGCGCTCATAGGTCGCGCGGGTCTCCTCCGGGATCGGATCAGTGATGATCTCCCGCTCTCCCACCAGGGAGGTGGGCAGCGAGTACAGGAAGCGGGCCAGCAGCCCGCGTCCATCGAACCCCTTCACCTTGGCAATGTCGCGCAACACGTCGGGCTGCACGGCCAGGCCGATGGTGAGCGCGGGGTGGTCGATGTACTCGCGGCGGGTCTGCCGGTTGACCCGCAGCCGGTCCCCGGCATGGCCTTTGAGGAAGACCTCCATGTTCGGGGCGCCGGAGTAGCGTCCGGCGATGATGTCGAAGATCCCGCCCTCGGCCGACATCACCGCGAGGCGACCACCCTGCTCGGCAATGAGCGAGGTGACCGTCTCAGAGGTGGAGTCGTCGGCCAGGAGCAGCGGTTCGACCGGAACGGCTACCGATTCGGCGGTCTGCGCGAGCCCGATGGCCTCGGCTACCAGCTCCTCGCGCTTGCCGCCCTCGGCATTCACGGCTTTGGCTGCGGCCTTGTCAGCTGCTTCCTTGGCCAGGCGGGCGGTCAGGGCCGCTTCGACGATGGCGGGCGCCATGGTCGCCTTGAGCTGCTTCTCGGCCTCGTACAGCGGGTCGGTGAGCAGGGCGAAGACGGCTGACTTGCGGTTGGCCGGGGGCAGTGCGCAGACCACGAACAGGTTCGTGGGCTCACGCCAGTTGCCCCGCACGTGAACGACCGCACGTCCGCCGGACGCAGTGGCCAGGGTGGACAGGGCCACGGAGCCCGCAAGGTCGATGGGCGTCTGGGTCTCCTCCGCGACGGCTGTCACGAACTCCCGCAGCCAGGCGGGGAAGACGTGCGCGGGGAAGACGGGAAGCTCACGTCGCCCGGTGAGCGGGATGGGTTCTTCCCACGGGGTTTCGGTGGGCGCCGGTTCGTCAGTGAGGTCCTGTCCGGCCCACAGGTCGGTGTCCACAGGCTGTGCGCTCATGAGGTCCTCCCCTCCTGCGGGTCAGAGCGAAGAGCTGAAAGGGCGCCCTTGCGGGCGGCGACCTTCGCCACGCCAGCGGCCGTCGGGGGAACGGCCGGTGGGGCGGCGCAGGGTGAACGGGTGGTGAGGGGAGGGCTTTTCAGGGGTTCGGGGGTGGGGGTGGTGCTCATGCCGTCCTCCGGGGCTGGCACGTGCGGATGGCCCAGTTCAGAGCGCTGCGCAGAGTGGCGCGGCACTGGGAGGCCGGGAGTCCGGTGGACTCGCCCGAGAGCTGAAAAGCCTGCTCCACCTCGTGGCGGGGGATGTCGCCCCAGGCCACGAAGCGGCCCATGGCGCGGGCGGCCTTGAACAGGGTCTCCTCGCGCTTGCCTTCCGGCGCGGCCTCGATGGCGGCGCGTTCGCGGTCCAAGGCGACCTGCGCACAGCGGGTTCCGTGCCGGGGCACGTTCAGCGGGAGGGGGCCTGCGGGCCGCTGGCGGGGCGTGAGAGCGTCCCGGAGCCAGCCTGGCAAGGCAAGTACCGGGGCGTCATCGAGGACCGTGTACGAGCCGTACGGCGTGGTGCTGCCGGGAGCGACCACGTACCCGCCCCACGCACGGGTGTCGACCTTGGGCGCCAAGGTCTCCTTCGTGTTGTGCAGGCGCACCCCGTCGGGGGCGGTGAAGTACAGGTGCTCCCCGCCGCTCGCGGTCCGCACCCGGTAGGTAGCAGGGACAGCCTGTCCGGAGCGCTCGCAGAGCGCCGCAAAGGTCGTCACGCCGCTAGGCGTGCCCTTCGGGTCCTTGGCCTTGGGCATGTCGAGATCGACGACGACCAGACCGGAGGGGCCGGTGGCGATGCCGATGTTGAACGGGCGCGTGGCCCATGCGGTGTGGATGCGGGCGGGGTCGCGGGTGGCGCGCTGCTCGAACTTACGGTGCCCGTCGGCGCACTCGCCGGTACCGGGGCAACGGGTCTCGCCGTGCAGGGCGGGCGGCTTGTCGCCGACGCGCAGGGGGAAGACGTGCCAGCCGCGTGCTGCGGCATGGAGCGCTGCGGAGAGCAGCGCGGGAGGGCAGGCAGGTGTCATGCTGGGGTTTCTCCTGTTTCTCTCGAAGGGACGGAGAGCCGAGGCGGTCGCGGTCTTTTGGTGAGAGGCGACCGCCTCGGGCGTAGCTACTGGCCTTCGGTGCAGGCGGGGTAGGGATCGCCGACAGCGCACTTGTCGTAGTCGCTGATCAGGACCTGGAAGGGCTTGCGTTCGCCCTCGGCGGTTCGCACGGTCAGGAAGTAGGGGCGGCTCTTGGAAGCCGGGGGCGTCTTGTTGTCCTTGGCGACGACGACGCCGGGCGGCCCATCGGGCAGGGAGCATCCAGCGAGCGCAGTTACGGCGCTCACGGCCACGGCAACGGCGGCGATACGGGTTCGGCAGATCATGCGGCGTCCTCCTTGGTGATCTCGGCGGCGGGGAGTTCGGGCAGTCCCGCACGGCTGAGCGCGGCGGGGTCGTAGCCGGGCAGGGCGGCTCGGGTGAGCAGCGCGGTGGCGAGCTGCTCGGCATACGCCGCTCCGGCGCGGGCGGATTCGATCTGTGCTCCGGCCCGCAGCGCTTCGACGCGTTCCACGTGGGCGTGCTCCTCGCGGCGCCCGCTCGTGTGCCGCTCGTGCGCGAGGCGCTCGCGGCGGTCGGTGCGCCAGTAGCGGGCCGCGAGCCCGTAGGCGACGGCGGTGGCCAGCACCCACAGCAGGAGCGGCAGGGACAGACCGTCGGAGTACCCGGCGACCCCGGCGAAGGCCAGGGCGCCGGAGGTGGCGAACGCGGTCCCGGCGATGACGCGGTCACCGGCGAAGCCGACCGAAGCGAAAGTGCCGGCCGCTCCGGCGGCGAGGGCGAGAACGGTCATCAAGGCGGCGTTACCGATGCTGTGTTCGGCGCCGTCGGCGTTCCAGATGCGGGCCAGGATCAGCACGGTCGAGGTGGCCAGTGCGGGCGCGGCTTTGGGGGCGATGATGGCCAGCCAGTGCCGGGCGATGATCTGTTCGTTCATGGCCGTGCCTCCGCTCACAGGTCGGGGATGGCGCTGATGACGGCGGTGGTGAGTTCGTTGACGGGTCCGGCCGCGCCGGTGGAGGCGAGGAAGAACCCGAACATCACGGCGATGAACGCGGAGCCGTAGCCCAGGGTCTTGCCCCGCAGGAGGAAGAACAGGATCAGTCCGTAGAGCAGGACCAGGGAGACGGTGACGGCCATCGGGCTATCCCTTCGAGGCAGGAGTGCGGGCGGGCTTGGGGGCGGGTGTGTCGGTGCCTGCGCGGTAGGTGCGGGCCCACAGGTTGTAGAGGTGGCGCCCGACGCGTATGCGCTTGCCGGTGGCGTGGCAGCGGCGGCAGTCCTTGCCGCGCTTCATGCGGCCCTTGCGGTCGGTCTTCATCGCGAAGCCCCAACCACGGCACTTGCGGCAGTTGCCGAACGGCGAGGCGGCGCACACGGAGACGTAACACAGCGTCACGCCGAGAATCAGGGTGATAGCGAGCAGGGCAGGGGTCATCACGGCCCTCCCGGGCGGGTTTCAGGGGTTTCCGCAGGTGGGCCGCTATCCGCTAGCGGCCTGATCAGAGCAGGTTTGGGGCGCTAGCGGGGTCGCTAACGTTAGCGGGGCGTGCCGCTAGCGCTAGCGACCCCGGATCCTCAGCCCGCGTCCCGCTTTCCGTCACGCTCCGCAATCGCGGTGGTGATGTGGGACCGGTCGACGCCCCGGCGGTTGACGACCTTGCCGTCCACCCGGCGGCCCACCTGGACGGTGGCGATGCCGTGCGGCTTGAGCGCCGCGTTCAGCGCTTCGGGGCCCCATCCCTCGTAGACCTCGGGCCGCAGTTCGGCGAGGCGGGTCACGATCGTCTCGGACCACAGCTTGGGTTCCTTGGCCGTGACCACGGCGAGGATGTCGGCGAGCAAGTCGTACGCGCTCGCGGTGACTTCCGGCTCCTCGCCCAGCGCGTGCCCGGAAAGCCTGCCCGCGTCTTCGCGGAGCTTGCGGGCCCGTGCGGCGATGCGGTCGGCTCCGGGGCCATCCACGTAGGCCGAGGAGACGATGCGGGCATCGGAGCCTTCGCCGACGAAGTAGTGGATGCCCTTGTCACCCCAGGCGAACATGGTCGCCCGCACCCCGCGCTTGTAGGCGGAGGTGCCCAGGACCATGTCGTTTTCGAGCTGGCCCATGACTTTCAGGCACCAGCGGGCCGAGGCGTTCGCGGAGATCCCGGTGGGCAGCGCCTTCGCGTCGGGGCGCTGGGTGGCGAGCAGGAGCACGATGCCGGTGGCCGGACCGCGCTTGACCAGGTCGGTGGCGATCTCCTCGAACTCGTCCTTGTGCTTGGGGTGCTCGAACAGCACCTGGCACTCATCCACCCCGATCACGATGGGGTGCAGCCCAAGGGAGGGCTTGTCGGCGAGTTGGCTGGTCACCTTCGACTCCGGGCAGATGTCCCGCGGGAGCGAGCGGATCACCTTGGTCCGGCGCCGCAGCTCCTCGCGCAGCGCGCGGAAGTCGTTCAGCGCGTAGGTGATGGCCTCATCATCGTCCCCGGCGGCGTGCCGATGGGAGACCGCGTTGCCCACCGGATCGAGGTCGCCGGTGCCCTTCATGTCGTAGGTGTGCAGCTCAGCCCGCGAATCCAGCGCCGCAATCAGCAGCAGGAGACGCAGGAGGAAGGTCTTGCCCATGCGCGGGATGGCGCCGATGATCCCCGCGATGTACATGAGCGTGACTTCGACCCAGCGTCCTCGCTGGTCAGTGCCGTAGGCGACCGGCTTGAACAGGTTCACCGAACCACTGGTGAGCAGAGGCCACTTGGGCTTCTTGGCGGTCGACATGTCCTGATCGCCGACCCACAGCACCAGGCGCCCGGTGTGCTCATCCGGCACGGCTTCGGGCCACACGCAGCCCAGCGGACGGCGCAGACCCGAAGCGAGCCGGTCACGGCGCTCGATCACGTCAGTGACCGTCACGCCGAAGGGCAAGTTGCCCTCCGCGCGCCATCCCGGACCATCCCGGGTGATCGGGGCAGTGAACTCGAACCCGTCCCGGCCCTTGCCCTGCGCCTGATTGATCGCCGGAATGCCCAGCGCCCCGAGTGCGCGCAGCACGATATCGCTGGTCAGCTTGGTTGCCTTGGGCAGTTCCACGGCCTTGTGGATGACCGGGTCATCCGCGCGGCGTCCGGCGAAGCCGAGCGCCATCGTGACCGCGCTGACCGAGATCGCCTGCAACCAAGTCGGGGCGAGCACGTAAATGGCGAGCGCTGCCCCCAGCCCGACGAACATCGACAGCACCGCGACCAGCGTGCGCAGCCGCACCCGGCCATCGCGCTGCCGCGAGAGCTTGAGGTACTCGGCCGCGTCCTCGCGACGCACGGCAGCCAGGCGCACCGGCTCACCCTCGCGGTCGGCGACCCAACGCAGCGTCCCGCCCACGAACTTCGCCGCCCCGGCCGGTGCCTGGAGAGTGAGGCGGGCGGCGTAGATCGGGGAGCGCAGCGCGTGATAGCCGGTGGCGTGCGCATAGTGGCTGGCCACCCACGCGGTGGCCGTCTTCAGCTCCGCCATCGACCGCAGCCACTCCGGGACGACCGCGCGACGGCGGGCACCCCGCAGTCGACCCAGGTAGCCCGGACCAGCAGCCTTCGCGGTCGGCTGGTCAACCATGACCGGACGCTCCGGACTGCCCGACTCAACGCCCGGACCATCCGGAACGGGGTCGGGGGTGGCCGATTCGGCACGGGCGGTGCGGGCTGCGTCGAGGTCGACCACGTCGCCGCCAGCCTCGGTGGCCATCTCGGCTTCGAGCCGGTTGAACAGGTTGTTTTCGTCGTCGTGATTCACTGAACGTTCCTCCCGTACAGCGGGGTTGGAAGGGGTCCGGGCGGCGCTTTGGTAGGCCGACCGTCCGGGCCCCGATGAGCGAAGTCGTGCCAGGTCAGGCGGTGCACTGTTCTTCGGGGTAGGCGCAGGGCACGCACATGCCGAGCGAGGCCGGGATGCAGTACCCGGCGTCCAGGTGGCAGACCGGGCAGGTGCGGCGGGCGAGCATCGCCAGCGCGAGCGCGCCCCACTTGCGCGAGGTCATCGGCCGCACTGGAAGCGCCTTGTCGAGGCGGTAGAGGTAGGCGACCTTCGCGCCGGACTTCCGGCCGCGCTGGCGGATCATCACCTGAGCCGCTATCGGCTGACCGCCCGGACGCAGCCCCTTCGCACGGAGCTGCCTGCGGGTGGCCAGGCCGTCCGGGGCGAGGCGCCAGGGGAACGTGGGCACGCCGTAGCGGGCGCCGCTGGGGTCGTAGCACTTGGCGTATGCGGTGCCCATCACGCGGCCACTTGGTCGTCGCGGAGGTCCTGCACGCGGGCGTTGACCCAGCCGACCGACCAGCCCGTGCGATCGGCGATGGTGCGCACGGAGTCGCCCGCGGCATGCCCGGCACGGACGGCGGCGAGGGCGTCGGTCTCGTTCATCTTCGTGACCGACGCGGTGTTCACCGCTCGCGTCTGCGGGGTTGTCTTGGGCCGCGCGGCGCGTTCACGAGCGGCAGCCTCGGCCCGTTCACGGCTCTCGCGTTCGCGCTGTTCACGGGCGGCCCGCTCTTGCTGTTCACGCCGCTCGCGTTCGGCCCGCTCGCGGTCCTCGCGCTCCTGCTCGTACTGCCGCTGCTCGCGCCGGGCCCGTTCCTGCCGCTCGGCTTCCTCGCGACGGAGGCGTTCCTCATGTTCGCGCTGTTCACGGCGTTCTACGGCTTCCCGTTCGGCCCGCTGTGCTTCGAGCCGCTCAGCGTGTTCGCGAGCCTCGCGCTCCCGGCGTTCACGCATCTCGCGTTCGCGTTCACGCTCCTCGCGGGCGGCCCGTTCACGGGCCTGCCGTTCGCAGCGTTCACGCTCGGACTGCTCGGACTGTTCACGGGCGAGTTCATCCAGGCGCCGGGAGATCGCGCGACGGTAAGCGAGTCCGGCCTCTCCGGTCGCAATCAGCAGGGCGGGGGCAACGAGGTGAACACCCACGCCGACGAGATCACCCTTGAGCGCCGATTCGCCGATGTTGAGCGCGACCGTCATCAATCCGGTGAGCCAACGCAGGATGCCCGGCCACGTACCGGCCTCGCCCCCCAGACGGGCCACCGTGGAATCCAGGCGGATCACGATGACGACCGCGGAGTCGACCACGAGCGGCAGGATCGGTGCCGTCCAGTCCCACTCGGCAGCCGTGGTGCGCTGCACGAGCGGGGTAACCGTCAGGACGCTGAAGAGGATCGCGCCGAACGTGATCGTCCAGGTGCCTACGCTCAAGGTCCGTTCCGCGCCCGCGAGTTGCTTGGGCGTCATGGCGGCGGTCCTCATGCCGCACCGCCGATCCGCCGCAGCCGACGCCCGTGCAGGAGCCACCCGGCGAATTGCACCAGGCCCCCGCCCGCAACGCCGAACCGCCAGGCGGGCTCATGCAGCACGAGCAGGCAGACGGTCGCGGCCACCATGGTCAGCGCGCCCACCACGATCAGGGCCAGCGCCCCGCCGCTGGGGGAAGGCTTCGTGTTCTCGCTCATGCCGCTTCCCCCGCCCCGGAGAACGTGCCGGCAGAGTGGGCAGCAACGCGCAGGAGCGGCACGGTGCGGGTGAGCGCGTCGGCATACAGCGCGTCCCACGCGGCCACTTCGTCGCCGCTCTCGCCCGCCTCCCGCAGCTCCGCGAGCATCTCGCGGGCCACGTCCAGACGGGCCGCGCGCTCCGCGCGGGACTCGGGCCTGAGCGGGCCACGAAACAGCTCCTGGAAGGCGTCCGTGTCGCTGTCCGCGGGCAGGTCGTCGAAGCCGAGCGCGAGCTCTTCGAACTCGGTCGTGTTCAGGGCCTCGTGGGTGCCGATGTAGCTACGCATGGAGTGACTCCTGGATTCGAAGGAACGGAGATGCCGGGGTGGCCTCGGTCTTTGGTGAGAGGCGGCCACCCCGGCGAGAATGGGGGTCAGACGGTGGCGATGATGAGCGCGGCGACCAGCAGCCACAGGTGGTGGAAGGACTGGTCAAGGGCGTAGGCGCCGGTCCCGATGTGCGGGTTGTCGTCGCGCTCAGGGCGCGGGGCCCCGAGCCGGTAGAACTCGCCCTTGCCGGTCACCTTGGCCAGCCACGCGAGGGTGCTGCGGCGGTCGGCCCACCAGTGGGTGACGGCGTCGATGCCAAGGCCCAGCACCAGGCCGGGCACGCTCACGGAGAGGTTCAGCAGCCACAGGACCGGCAGCAACAGCACGAGCTTGGTGGCGGTCAGGGTGGCGACGTGCCGGGCGCCCGCGAGGCGGCCGACCCAG
This Streptomyces sp. NBC_01283 DNA region includes the following protein-coding sequences:
- a CDS encoding DUF2637 domain-containing protein — encoded protein: MTPKQLAGAERTLSVGTWTITFGAILFSVLTVTPLVQRTTAAEWDWTAPILPLVVDSAVVIVIRLDSTVARLGGEAGTWPGILRWLTGLMTVALNIGESALKGDLVGVGVHLVAPALLIATGEAGLAYRRAISRRLDELAREQSEQSERERCERQARERAAREEREREREMRERREREAREHAERLEAQRAEREAVERREQREHEERLRREEAERQERARREQRQYEQEREDRERAERERREQQERAAREQRERESRERAEAAARERAARPKTTPQTRAVNTASVTKMNETDALAAVRAGHAAGDSVRTIADRTGWSVGWVNARVQDLRDDQVAA
- a CDS encoding YfjI family protein: MSAQPVDTDLWAGQDLTDEPAPTETPWEEPIPLTGRRELPVFPAHVFPAWLREFVTAVAEETQTPIDLAGSVALSTLATASGGRAVVHVRGNWREPTNLFVVCALPPANRKSAVFALLTDPLYEAEKQLKATMAPAIVEAALTARLAKEAADKAAAKAVNAEGGKREELVAEAIGLAQTAESVAVPVEPLLLADDSTSETVTSLIAEQGGRLAVMSAEGGIFDIIAGRYSGAPNMEVFLKGHAGDRLRVNRQTRREYIDHPALTIGLAVQPDVLRDIAKVKGFDGRGLLARFLYSLPTSLVGEREIITDPIPEETRATYERNVVALTLSLAEWTDPAVIQLSPEADQALIGYQKRVEPQLRARGGALGHISNWAGKLAGAVARMAALLHLAEHLDRGHTTPVTEATMSNAITLGEYFTAHALAVFDVMGADPTVGRARAVLEALRAGGWEDVSRRDLFTKLSRSEFPNVADLEPATALLEEHGYLRSYQPERTGARGRPPAPRYRLHPALRETEA
- a CDS encoding cell division protein FtsK; protein product: MNHDDENNLFNRLEAEMATEAGGDVVDLDAARTARAESATPDPVPDGPGVESGSPERPVMVDQPTAKAAGPGYLGRLRGARRRAVVPEWLRSMAELKTATAWVASHYAHATGYHALRSPIYAARLTLQAPAGAAKFVGGTLRWVADREGEPVRLAAVRREDAAEYLKLSRQRDGRVRLRTLVAVLSMFVGLGAALAIYVLAPTWLQAISVSAVTMALGFAGRRADDPVIHKAVELPKATKLTSDIVLRALGALGIPAINQAQGKGRDGFEFTAPITRDGPGWRAEGNLPFGVTVTDVIERRDRLASGLRRPLGCVWPEAVPDEHTGRLVLWVGDQDMSTAKKPKWPLLTSGSVNLFKPVAYGTDQRGRWVEVTLMYIAGIIGAIPRMGKTFLLRLLLLIAALDSRAELHTYDMKGTGDLDPVGNAVSHRHAAGDDDEAITYALNDFRALREELRRRTKVIRSLPRDICPESKVTSQLADKPSLGLHPIVIGVDECQVLFEHPKHKDEFEEIATDLVKRGPATGIVLLLATQRPDAKALPTGISANASARWCLKVMGQLENDMVLGTSAYKRGVRATMFAWGDKGIHYFVGEGSDARIVSSAYVDGPGADRIAARARKLREDAGRLSGHALGEEPEVTASAYDLLADILAVVTAKEPKLWSETIVTRLAELRPEVYEGWGPEALNAALKPHGIATVQVGRRVDGKVVNRRGVDRSHITTAIAERDGKRDAG
- a CDS encoding tyrosine-type recombinase/integrase codes for the protein MAGHIQDRWFKTENETDADGKTTRVKTDRHGKGLRYRARYVGPDGTEKSKSFRDGQKRLAEKWLSNTEADMGSGQYVDPRAAKKTFQQYTEKWLSTLGADPNTIESMNSQLRLHAFPYIGSRPLGSFKPEHIREWVAELEASVPGSYGRIIYANVRSALSAAVDDGYLSRNPVSARSVKPPAVDAKRVVPWSVERVFAVQEALPDRYQAMADLGAGCGMRQGEILGIAVDAIDFEADTLHVVQQLKLSGSKPVFALPKGGKTRDVPLPGPVADALRAHMKQFPPVEITLPWKTSDGPKTTRQILFTAPIGNHVWRTTLNETAWKPALVKAGVIPEPETKGDDYAAAREHGMHALRHFYASALLDGGENIKAVSEYLGHSNAALTLRIYAHLMPSSRERTRKAIATVYDSASRSL
- a CDS encoding RRQRL motif-containing zinc-binding protein, producing the protein MGTAYAKCYDPSGARYGVPTFPWRLAPDGLATRRQLRAKGLRPGGQPIAAQVMIRQRGRKSGAKVAYLYRLDKALPVRPMTSRKWGALALAMLARRTCPVCHLDAGYCIPASLGMCVPCAYPEEQCTA
- a CDS encoding transcriptional regulator, with product MAAAVFAAVFVALYVAHSVGDHWVQTSCQSAHKGRPGWVGRLAGARHVATLTATKLVLLLPVLWLLNLSVSVPGLVLGLGIDAVTHWWADRRSTLAWLAKVTGKGEFYRLGAPRPERDDNPHIGTGAYALDQSFHHLWLLVAALIIATV
- a CDS encoding helix-turn-helix domain-containing protein codes for the protein MATSTTNDPRATLRAGLPDRYLTPDDIAEIFKVPKETVYQWRKKRTGPPGFRVGKYIRYDPAAVHDWARERMADEDAA
- a CDS encoding bifunctional DNA primase/polymerase encodes the protein MTPACPPALLSAALHAAARGWHVFPLRVGDKPPALHGETRCPGTGECADGHRKFEQRATRDPARIHTAWATRPFNIGIATGPSGLVVVDLDMPKAKDPKGTPSGVTTFAALCERSGQAVPATYRVRTASGGEHLYFTAPDGVRLHNTKETLAPKVDTRAWGGYVVAPGSTTPYGSYTVLDDAPVLALPGWLRDALTPRQRPAGPLPLNVPRHGTRCAQVALDRERAAIEAAPEGKREETLFKAARAMGRFVAWGDIPRHEVEQAFQLSGESTGLPASQCRATLRSALNWAIRTCQPRRTA